From Stenotrophomonas nitritireducens, the proteins below share one genomic window:
- a CDS encoding cation diffusion facilitator family transporter: protein MSHDHNHLPSEIRHEKPLWWALGLTTVYLVVEVIGAFWTNSLALLSDAAHMATDALGLMIALTAVRLSRRPPDARRTYGYARLEALGAVVNGLLLFGVGIYILWEAAQRFQQPQAIASTGMMWVAAFGLVVNLIAMRLLSAGSGESLNVKGAYLEVWSDMLGSVAVIIGGVIIHFTGWTLVDPILAVLIGLWVLPRTWVLLRDAINVLLEGVPKGVVLADIEQALRAFPGVAGIHDLHVWALASSTPALTVHVVMGDGQVPDVLRRQLADLLHERFDIDHVTVQVEIDHCGDDCAEVKTKLDADGDGHDHDHEGHAHGPDHQGHHGHVHR from the coding sequence ATGAGCCACGACCACAACCACCTGCCCAGCGAAATCCGCCACGAGAAGCCGCTGTGGTGGGCGCTGGGTCTGACCACCGTCTACCTGGTGGTGGAAGTCATTGGCGCGTTCTGGACCAACAGCCTGGCGCTGCTGTCCGATGCGGCGCATATGGCCACCGACGCGCTCGGGTTGATGATCGCCTTGACCGCGGTACGCCTGAGCCGGCGCCCGCCGGATGCCCGGCGCACCTACGGTTATGCACGCCTGGAAGCCCTGGGCGCAGTGGTCAATGGCCTGTTGCTGTTCGGCGTGGGCATCTACATTCTGTGGGAGGCCGCGCAGCGCTTCCAGCAGCCACAGGCCATCGCCTCCACCGGCATGATGTGGGTGGCGGCGTTTGGGCTGGTGGTGAACCTGATCGCGATGCGCCTGCTCAGCGCGGGCAGCGGCGAAAGCCTGAACGTCAAGGGCGCCTACCTGGAAGTATGGAGCGACATGCTCGGTTCGGTGGCGGTGATCATCGGCGGTGTGATCATCCACTTCACCGGTTGGACCCTGGTCGATCCGATTCTGGCGGTGCTGATCGGCTTGTGGGTGCTGCCGCGTACCTGGGTGCTGCTGCGTGATGCCATCAATGTATTGCTGGAGGGCGTGCCCAAGGGCGTGGTGCTGGCCGATATCGAGCAGGCACTGCGCGCGTTTCCCGGTGTGGCCGGCATCCATGACCTGCATGTGTGGGCGCTGGCATCAAGTACCCCGGCCTTGACCGTGCATGTGGTGATGGGAGACGGGCAGGTGCCGGATGTATTGCGCCGCCAACTGGCGGATCTGTTGCACGAACGGTTTGATATCGATCATGTGACGGTGCAGGTGGAGATCGATCACTGTGGGGATGATTGTGCCGAGGTGAAGACCAAGCTGGATGCTGACGGCGATGGGCACGATCACGATCACGAAGGTCATGCGCATGGGCCGGATCATCAAGGGCATCACGGGCATGTGCACCGCTGA
- the rpoE gene encoding RNA polymerase sigma factor RpoE encodes MAEVETPQELDLELVRRVQRGESAAFDVLVRKYQHRIIALIGRYIADWSECQDVAQDTFVRAYRAIGNFRGDAQFYTWLHRIAVNTAKNYLAAHNRRPPTDDIEIGDAEQFDSGVRLRDNDTPERELMRQELEQTVMKAVDALPEELRSAITLREVEGMSYEDIAQKMGCPIGTVRSRIFRAREAIDAQLRPLLDTPSATRERSRV; translated from the coding sequence ATGGCCGAGGTTGAAACACCGCAGGAGCTGGACCTGGAACTGGTCCGGCGTGTGCAGCGCGGCGAAAGCGCGGCGTTCGATGTCCTGGTACGCAAGTACCAGCATCGGATCATCGCGTTGATCGGGCGCTACATCGCCGACTGGAGTGAATGTCAGGACGTGGCCCAGGACACTTTCGTCCGCGCTTACCGCGCGATCGGGAATTTCCGTGGCGACGCCCAGTTCTATACCTGGTTGCATCGGATCGCAGTGAATACCGCAAAAAACTACCTAGCAGCACACAACCGGCGCCCGCCCACCGACGACATCGAGATCGGTGACGCAGAGCAGTTCGACAGCGGGGTCCGGCTGCGTGACAACGACACGCCCGAGCGTGAGTTGATGCGCCAGGAACTGGAACAGACCGTGATGAAGGCGGTCGATGCGTTGCCCGAAGAGCTGCGCTCGGCCATTACGTTGCGAGAGGTGGAAGGCATGAGTTACGAGGATATCGCGCAAAAAATGGGATGCCCTATCGGTACGGTGCGGTCGCGGATCTTCCGTGCCCGTGAGGCCATTGATGCACAGCTGCGTCCCTTGCTGGATACCCCCAGCGCTACCCGTGAACGGAGTCGCGTATGA
- a CDS encoding GGDEF domain-containing protein has translation MNIAPSSPSSTDTDSSALADAWKHSLHAAGCEAGCLLAGLAEGHAAELAAHFYSVMMNDVRASRSMSHDQVKLRLQPAMQRWVSDLLRANAADVERLIANQRVIGDVHARVGIPVDLVTRGTRVLKQRLFQLIGEHAGHGETAHSAIASLTASFDIALEGMTLAYSNARERSSRTDAAYRLFSLVQNVSTERERQRALLLDWENTLLYALAAQGDMGGFQTLARSEFGLWFTHKGIPSFGESSETRQISGLVDEVDQLLQHALQQHGGPVARSAQLQVVRSKVSQVRSLLGMLFERIGELDAGCDALTNLLNRRFLPTVLRREIELAEKSAGSFGVLLLDLDHFKAINDTHGHEAGDRALQHVAGILSQYTRGSDYVFRYGGEEFVVVLVAVEAAQAMLIAEGLCRRMAETPVTLADGQLLDISASIGVAVYDGHPDYERVMARADAAMYQAKKQGRNRVVLGSEALPAAPGRSALHRD, from the coding sequence ATGAATATCGCCCCCTCCTCTCCTTCCAGCACCGACACCGACAGCAGCGCGCTGGCCGATGCCTGGAAACACAGCCTCCACGCTGCCGGTTGCGAAGCAGGCTGCCTGTTGGCAGGTTTGGCAGAGGGGCATGCCGCCGAACTGGCCGCGCATTTTTACAGCGTCATGATGAATGACGTGCGCGCCTCACGCTCGATGTCACACGACCAGGTGAAGCTGCGTCTGCAACCGGCCATGCAGCGGTGGGTCAGCGATCTGCTGCGGGCCAACGCAGCCGACGTGGAGCGGCTGATCGCCAACCAGCGCGTCATCGGCGACGTACATGCACGGGTGGGCATTCCGGTGGACCTGGTCACGCGCGGCACGCGCGTGCTGAAACAGCGCCTGTTCCAGTTGATCGGCGAACACGCCGGGCACGGTGAAACCGCACATTCTGCCATCGCCAGCCTCACCGCCTCGTTCGATATCGCGCTGGAGGGTATGACACTTGCCTATTCCAATGCACGGGAACGTTCCTCGCGCACCGATGCCGCGTACCGCCTGTTCTCGCTGGTGCAGAACGTCAGCACCGAGCGCGAGCGCCAACGCGCCTTGCTGCTGGACTGGGAGAACACCTTGCTTTACGCACTTGCCGCGCAGGGCGACATGGGCGGCTTCCAGACATTGGCACGCTCGGAGTTTGGCCTGTGGTTCACCCACAAGGGCATTCCGAGTTTTGGCGAAAGTTCGGAAACACGGCAGATCAGCGGCCTGGTCGACGAGGTTGACCAGTTGCTGCAGCACGCACTGCAGCAGCACGGCGGCCCCGTCGCGCGCAGTGCGCAGCTGCAGGTCGTCCGCTCCAAGGTCAGCCAGGTGCGCAGCCTGTTGGGCATGCTGTTCGAACGCATCGGTGAGCTGGACGCCGGCTGCGATGCGCTGACCAACCTGCTCAACCGGCGTTTCCTGCCCACCGTGCTGCGCCGCGAGATCGAGCTGGCCGAAAAATCCGCAGGCAGCTTCGGCGTGCTGTTGCTGGACCTGGATCACTTCAAGGCCATCAACGACACACACGGCCATGAGGCCGGCGACCGCGCATTGCAGCATGTGGCCGGCATCCTCAGCCAGTACACGCGCGGCAGTGACTATGTATTCCGCTATGGCGGCGAGGAATTCGTTGTCGTGCTGGTCGCTGTTGAAGCCGCCCAGGCCATGCTGATTGCCGAGGGCCTGTGCCGGCGCATGGCCGAAACGCCGGTAACCCTGGCCGACGGCCAACTGCTGGACATCAGCGCCAGCATCGGCGTGGCCGTGTATGACGGCCACCCGGATTACGAACGGGTGATGGCGCGCGCCGATGCCGCCATGTACCAGGCCAAGAAACAGGGGCGCAACCGGGTGGTGCTGGGCAGCGAGGCCCTGCCCGCCGCGCCGGGCCGCAGCGCGCTGCATCGCGACTGA
- a CDS encoding TlpA disulfide reductase family protein has product MISAGPFPLMALVALLALAIAWFFARALTPSAEGLRSRAGAVVLDAFLLGLLGARVAHVLLHAGDYLSQPLSIIRLGDGGFSLWAGVLVAAAYALWKTRQRILRKPVLLGLAAGAAFWAIGGMALFALQRSSIPLPDAVLVDLQGQPAPLAAFAGKPTVINLWASWCGPCRREMPVLAQAQQAHPQVQFVFANQGETHEEVSDYLSAENMQLDNVLLDADSRVMQQTGARALPTTLFFGADGRLHDVHMGELSRATLEARLREMQ; this is encoded by the coding sequence ATGATCAGTGCCGGGCCGTTTCCGTTGATGGCCTTGGTGGCGTTGCTGGCCTTGGCGATCGCCTGGTTTTTCGCGCGTGCATTGACGCCATCGGCCGAAGGCTTGCGCAGCCGCGCCGGTGCCGTGGTGCTGGACGCCTTCCTGCTGGGCCTGCTCGGCGCGCGCGTTGCGCATGTACTGCTGCATGCCGGCGATTACCTGTCACAACCGCTGTCCATCATCCGCCTGGGCGATGGAGGTTTCTCGCTCTGGGCCGGCGTGCTGGTTGCTGCGGCCTATGCGTTGTGGAAAACGCGCCAGCGCATCCTGCGCAAGCCGGTGTTGCTGGGCCTGGCGGCAGGTGCCGCGTTCTGGGCAATCGGTGGCATGGCCTTGTTCGCGCTGCAGCGTTCATCGATACCTCTGCCGGATGCCGTGTTGGTTGACCTGCAGGGCCAGCCTGCGCCGCTGGCTGCATTCGCCGGCAAGCCTACCGTGATCAATCTGTGGGCCAGCTGGTGCGGGCCCTGCCGTCGCGAGATGCCGGTGTTGGCGCAGGCGCAGCAGGCCCATCCGCAGGTGCAGTTCGTGTTCGCCAACCAGGGCGAAACCCATGAAGAAGTGAGCGACTACCTGAGCGCTGAAAACATGCAGCTCGACAACGTGCTGCTGGATGCCGACTCGCGGGTAATGCAGCAGACCGGTGCCCGCGCACTGCCCACCACCCTGTTCTTCGGTGCCGATGGCCGCCTGCACGATGTGCATATGGGCGAGTTGTCGCGCGCCACGTTGGAAGCGCGTCTGCGCGAAATGCAATAA
- the dsbG gene encoding thiol:disulfide interchange protein DsbG: MMRSRSMLLLLSFIALAPVACAQTTSAPAPVSSAAKPAAANEPAVVATLRSQGVEFMGTFETPVGLTGYAGVAGQRPLGVYVSKDGQYAVVGTLVNAKGEDVSAAKLKELVSGPMGQQAWAKVEASHWVRDGKADAPRVIYSFSDPNCPYCNRFWEAAQPWVASGKVQIRQILVGVIREDSANKAAAILGAASPEQALVQNERDFAKGGIKPLATVPAAVQTKLRANEALMLELGFQGTPGILFKDADGTVQMRSGMPQGDDMQTVLGPR, translated from the coding sequence ATGATGCGATCCCGTTCGATGTTGCTGTTGTTGTCCTTCATTGCGTTGGCGCCTGTGGCCTGTGCGCAGACCACCAGCGCCCCGGCCCCGGTCAGCAGCGCGGCCAAGCCGGCGGCGGCCAACGAGCCGGCCGTGGTTGCCACGCTGCGCTCGCAGGGCGTGGAATTCATGGGCACCTTTGAAACCCCGGTTGGCCTGACCGGCTACGCCGGTGTCGCCGGCCAGCGGCCGCTGGGTGTGTACGTCTCCAAGGATGGCCAGTACGCCGTGGTCGGCACCCTGGTCAATGCCAAGGGTGAAGATGTCAGCGCGGCCAAGCTCAAGGAGCTGGTGTCCGGGCCGATGGGCCAGCAGGCCTGGGCGAAGGTGGAAGCCAGCCACTGGGTACGCGATGGCAAGGCCGATGCGCCGCGCGTCATCTATTCCTTCAGCGACCCCAACTGCCCCTACTGCAATCGCTTCTGGGAAGCGGCGCAGCCGTGGGTGGCGTCGGGCAAGGTGCAGATCCGGCAGATCCTGGTCGGCGTGATCCGCGAGGACAGCGCCAACAAGGCGGCGGCCATCCTCGGTGCAGCCTCGCCGGAGCAGGCCTTGGTGCAGAACGAGCGTGATTTCGCCAAGGGTGGCATCAAGCCGCTGGCCACGGTACCGGCAGCGGTGCAGACCAAGCTGCGCGCCAACGAAGCGCTGATGCTGGAGCTGGGCTTCCAGGGCACGCCGGGGATCCTGTTCAAGGATGCCGACGGCACCGTGCAGATGCGTTCGGGCATGCCGCAGGGCGATGACATGCAGACGGTGCTTGGCCCACGCTGA
- a CDS encoding DcaP family trimeric outer membrane transporter — protein MKSRTLATLLPLMLLPATASAQDSVAALRQEIAQAQQHLQSLTARLDALEKDQPASSPAAAPAPVPVIATTPVTAISPTPASAGPGPQTLPSTILPARDSVADPATAASRPDNAPSPNDPELKGFIAIPGTDTLIRLGGYAKLDAIADSRAAGDTEQFIPSSMPVTGPNRDVSHFGMHAKQTRFSFEARRPTTHGNLRFYLENDFFGSSDSYEFRLRHAYGQLGNTYAGYGYSTFMDADSLPDTLDFAGPGAAGYLLVAGIHHSFALGKGNTLTVAAEDPDSQLANIGQNDSSVEHLPDVSLIARMERDWGHLQLGAVLRSLGYDGDGRSDRTFGGGLQLSGSYAVAERDLLLFGLVGGKGISRYTADLTGSNLDAAIDGDGRLKALPLRGGFFGYTHYWSELWRSNLIYGQLQIDSADALASDAFRRSRYAALNLLWSPAPSWTMGMELLYGQQQLQDRRDADTLRLQGSLQYNFIK, from the coding sequence ATGAAATCACGGACGCTAGCCACATTGCTGCCCCTCATGTTGCTGCCGGCCACCGCCAGTGCGCAGGATTCGGTGGCCGCGCTGCGCCAGGAAATCGCCCAGGCGCAGCAGCATCTGCAGTCGCTCACCGCGCGGCTGGATGCACTGGAAAAGGATCAACCCGCTAGTAGTCCTGCAGCCGCTCCTGCACCCGTTCCTGTGATTGCGACCACGCCGGTGACGGCAATATCGCCAACCCCGGCGAGTGCTGGCCCCGGCCCGCAGACACTGCCGTCCACCATCCTGCCTGCGCGTGATTCGGTTGCCGATCCGGCCACCGCCGCCTCCCGCCCGGACAATGCGCCCTCCCCCAACGACCCCGAGCTCAAGGGGTTCATCGCCATCCCCGGCACCGATACCCTGATCCGCCTTGGCGGCTACGCCAAGCTGGATGCAATTGCCGACAGCCGCGCTGCCGGCGACACCGAGCAGTTCATCCCTTCGTCGATGCCGGTGACCGGGCCGAACCGCGATGTCTCGCATTTCGGCATGCATGCCAAGCAGACCCGTTTCAGCTTCGAAGCGCGCCGGCCAACCACGCATGGGAACCTGCGCTTCTACCTGGAGAACGACTTCTTCGGCAGCAGCGACAGCTATGAGTTCCGCCTGCGCCATGCCTACGGGCAGCTGGGCAACACCTATGCCGGCTACGGCTATTCCACCTTCATGGATGCCGACTCGCTGCCGGATACCCTGGACTTTGCCGGGCCCGGTGCGGCCGGCTACCTGCTGGTTGCCGGCATCCACCACAGCTTCGCGCTGGGCAAGGGCAATACCTTGACCGTGGCCGCCGAAGATCCGGATTCACAGCTGGCCAACATCGGCCAGAACGACAGCAGTGTGGAGCACCTTCCCGATGTCAGCCTGATCGCGCGCATGGAGCGCGATTGGGGCCATCTGCAGCTGGGCGCGGTGCTGCGCAGCCTGGGCTATGACGGCGACGGCCGCAGCGACCGCACGTTTGGCGGCGGCCTGCAGTTGAGCGGGTCCTATGCCGTGGCCGAGCGTGACCTGTTGCTGTTCGGGCTGGTCGGCGGCAAGGGCATCAGCCGCTATACCGCCGACCTCACCGGATCCAACCTGGATGCCGCCATCGATGGCGACGGCCGGCTCAAGGCGCTGCCGCTGCGCGGCGGCTTCTTCGGCTACACCCATTACTGGTCGGAGCTGTGGCGGTCCAACCTCATCTACGGGCAACTGCAGATCGACAGCGCCGACGCGCTGGCCAGCGATGCGTTCCGCCGCAGCCGCTATGCCGCACTGAACCTGCTCTGGAGCCCGGCACCGTCGTGGACCATGGGCATGGAGCTGCTGTACGGCCAGCAACAACTGCAGGACCGCCGTGATGCGGACACGCTGCGCCTGCAGGGCAGCCTTCAATACAACTTCATCAAGTAA
- a CDS encoding metallophosphoesterase, with amino-acid sequence MPVATRALLIALLCSTLPALAANAREVPAPAGHVQADGPYVFGEGKRLQAQWICDDQVITRKYRRSRDGVRSIAPECGYSQRLRIAPLAEPGAAILPAVPRIVAVSDIHGQYGLLVQLLRAHNVIDKDDNWALGQDTLVIAGDVFDRGPQVTEAFWLLYSLQQQAADAGGAVHFVLGNHETMVLYDDLRYVNPKYLRSAQLLGRSYPQLYGPDSVIGQWLRTRPVLLRIGDTLFLHGGVSPEALPLALDAAATNAAYQASLGRPKAEVKADPATAPLYDGKTSPIWYRGYFDGRLDAAGVQRVLDQLGLKRIVVGHTSMSHVSSFHDERIIAIDSSIKNGENGELLFIENGTLSRGLLDGSRAPLQVGQIESEN; translated from the coding sequence ATGCCCGTTGCAACCCGCGCCTTGCTCATCGCACTGCTGTGCAGCACCTTGCCCGCCTTGGCAGCCAACGCCCGCGAGGTGCCTGCACCCGCCGGCCATGTGCAGGCCGACGGCCCTTACGTATTCGGCGAGGGCAAGCGGCTGCAGGCGCAATGGATATGCGATGACCAGGTGATTACGCGGAAATACAGACGAAGCCGCGATGGCGTCCGCAGCATAGCGCCCGAATGCGGCTACTCTCAGCGCCTGCGGATCGCGCCGCTGGCCGAGCCTGGCGCAGCCATCTTGCCTGCGGTGCCACGCATCGTCGCGGTGTCCGACATCCACGGCCAGTACGGCTTGCTGGTGCAGTTGCTGCGCGCCCACAACGTGATCGACAAGGACGACAACTGGGCGCTGGGGCAGGACACGCTGGTGATCGCCGGCGATGTGTTCGACCGTGGCCCGCAGGTCACCGAGGCGTTCTGGCTGCTGTACAGCCTGCAGCAGCAGGCTGCGGACGCAGGCGGCGCGGTGCACTTCGTACTCGGCAACCACGAAACCATGGTGCTGTACGACGACCTGCGCTACGTCAATCCCAAGTACCTGCGCAGCGCACAACTGCTGGGCCGCAGCTACCCGCAGTTGTATGGCCCTGATTCGGTGATCGGGCAATGGCTGCGCACCCGCCCGGTGCTGCTGCGCATTGGCGATACCCTGTTCCTGCACGGCGGTGTGTCGCCCGAGGCGTTGCCGCTGGCATTGGATGCGGCCGCCACCAATGCCGCCTACCAGGCCTCGCTGGGCCGTCCCAAGGCCGAGGTCAAGGCCGACCCGGCGACCGCGCCGCTGTACGACGGCAAGACCAGCCCCATCTGGTACCGCGGCTATTTCGACGGGCGGCTGGATGCGGCCGGGGTGCAGCGCGTGCTGGACCAGCTCGGGCTGAAGCGGATCGTGGTGGGACATACCTCGATGTCGCACGTCAGCAGCTTCCATGACGAACGCATCATCGCCATCGACAGCAGCATCAAGAACGGCGAGAACGGCGAACTGCTGTTCATCGAGAACGGCACGCTCAGCCGTGGATTGCTGGACGGCAGCCGGGCGCCGCTGCAGGTCGGGCAGATCGAAAGCGAGAACTGA
- the adiC gene encoding arginine/agmatine antiporter, which translates to MAGQKKIGVVGATFLVAGNMMGSGVFLLPSSLAKIGTASIWGWLVTTAGALLLAFVFAKLGKLAPKAGGPYAYARDWFGPYMGFQTNTIYWFANWIGNVAIPIAAVGYFSYFFPILSEPLPRCIAVLLLVWALSFANVIGPSFVSRVQTVTTSFALVPILGIAVFGWFYFDPTIFKGAYNVSGQSNFGAVSSAAALTLWAFIGVESASVTAGVVENPEKNVARATLAGVFLAAIAYIASSSVIMGMVPNADLQVSDAPFALAAANAVGGWGGALVSLCAFIGAAGSLGGWILLTAQSAKAASDDGLFPSVFSKINKDEVPVKGVLIVALLMTLAVLITSTSETASAQFDVITSAAVVLTLLPYIYSCVACYFVVERSHTLAHTGAFWVLTSITVVYCLWAIYGSSGSIVQYAFLFVLFITVFYPFFSDERRKQRLAKFTPTGAARANSN; encoded by the coding sequence ATGGCAGGTCAGAAGAAAATCGGGGTCGTTGGCGCGACCTTCCTGGTGGCAGGCAACATGATGGGCTCAGGCGTCTTCCTGCTGCCATCGAGCCTGGCCAAAATCGGCACCGCCTCGATCTGGGGTTGGCTGGTAACCACGGCCGGTGCGTTGCTGCTGGCCTTCGTATTCGCAAAGCTCGGCAAGCTGGCGCCCAAAGCCGGTGGCCCCTACGCCTATGCACGTGACTGGTTCGGCCCGTACATGGGCTTCCAGACCAACACCATCTACTGGTTCGCCAACTGGATCGGCAATGTCGCCATCCCGATCGCGGCGGTGGGCTACTTCAGCTATTTCTTCCCCATCCTGTCCGAACCCCTGCCCCGCTGCATCGCGGTGCTGCTGCTGGTGTGGGCCTTGAGTTTCGCTAATGTGATCGGGCCTTCCTTTGTCAGCCGCGTGCAGACGGTGACCACCAGCTTCGCGCTGGTGCCGATCCTGGGCATTGCCGTGTTCGGCTGGTTCTACTTCGACCCCACCATCTTCAAGGGCGCCTACAACGTGTCCGGGCAATCCAATTTCGGCGCGGTCTCCAGCGCTGCAGCGTTGACGTTGTGGGCCTTCATCGGCGTGGAGTCGGCATCGGTGACCGCCGGCGTGGTGGAGAATCCCGAAAAGAACGTGGCCCGTGCAACCCTGGCCGGCGTGTTCCTGGCGGCAATTGCGTACATCGCCAGCTCGTCGGTGATCATGGGCATGGTCCCCAATGCCGATCTGCAGGTATCGGATGCGCCATTTGCGCTGGCTGCAGCCAACGCGGTCGGCGGTTGGGGCGGCGCACTGGTCAGCCTGTGCGCCTTCATCGGCGCGGCCGGTTCACTGGGCGGCTGGATCCTGCTGACCGCGCAGAGCGCCAAGGCGGCCTCGGACGATGGCCTGTTTCCCAGTGTTTTCAGCAAGATCAACAAGGACGAAGTACCGGTCAAGGGCGTGCTGATCGTTGCGCTGCTGATGACCCTGGCGGTGTTGATCACCTCCACCTCGGAAACCGCATCGGCGCAGTTCGATGTGATCACCTCCGCAGCGGTGGTTCTGACCCTGTTGCCTTACATCTACTCCTGCGTGGCCTGCTACTTCGTGGTCGAACGCTCGCATACCCTGGCCCACACCGGCGCGTTCTGGGTACTGACCAGCATCACCGTCGTCTACTGCCTGTGGGCGATCTATGGGTCGTCCGGCAGCATCGTGCAGTACGCGTTCCTGTTCGTACTGTTCATCACCGTGTTCTATCCGTTCTTCAGCGATGAGCGCCGCAAGCAGCGCCTGGCCAAATTCACTCCGACCGGCGCCGCGCGTGCCAATTCGAACTGA
- a CDS encoding 3-hydroxyacyl-CoA dehydrogenase NAD-binding domain-containing protein — MLSGFDGLRFNHWHTELREDGVAVLSLDRKDSPVNAMSQDVLLELGDIIERLAIDPPKGVVVRSTKAAGFIAGADLKEFQEFDRRGTVNDAIRRGQSVYQKLAELPCPTVAAIHGHCLGGGTELALACRYRVASNDPSTRIGLPETQLGIFPGWGGSSRLPQLVGAPAAMDMMLTGRTLSASAARAIGLVDKVAAPAVLVDAAVSVLQTGVTRPFKQRATAWATNTFLARKILAPQMAKQVARKAKKDQYPAPYALIGTWERTGGSPIQKRLDAERRAVVKLASSPTARNLIRIFFLTERLKGLGGKDSGIKHVHVVGAGVMGGDIAAWAAYKGFNVTLQDREQRFIDPAMTRAQALFDKKVRDESKRPEVAARLKADLAGDGVAQADLVIEAIIENPEAKRELYQSLEPKMKADALLTTNTSSIPLVELRDHIQRPAQFAGLHYFNPVAQMPLVEIIHHDGMAAETEKRLAAFCKALGKFPVPVAGTPGFLVNRVLFPYMLEAATAYAEGIPGPVIDKAAVKFGMPMGPIELLDTVGLDVAAGVGKELAPFLGLQIPAALATVEPNKRGKKDGQGIYKWENGRAVKPEVAKDYQAPSDLEDRLILPLLNEAVACLHDGVVADADLLDAGVIFGTGFAPFRGGPIQHIRATGVDVLVEKLKTLQARHGDRFAPRPGWDMPVLREPVA; from the coding sequence ATGCTCTCAGGCTTCGACGGGCTCCGCTTCAATCATTGGCATACCGAACTGCGCGAAGACGGCGTGGCTGTGCTCAGCCTCGACCGCAAAGACAGCCCGGTCAATGCCATGTCGCAGGACGTGCTGCTGGAACTGGGCGACATCATCGAGCGCCTGGCCATCGATCCACCCAAGGGCGTGGTGGTGCGCTCAACCAAGGCCGCCGGCTTCATTGCCGGCGCCGATCTTAAGGAATTCCAGGAATTCGACCGCCGCGGCACCGTCAACGACGCCATCCGCCGCGGCCAGAGCGTCTACCAGAAGCTGGCCGAGCTGCCCTGTCCGACCGTGGCCGCGATCCACGGCCACTGCCTGGGTGGCGGCACCGAGCTGGCCCTGGCCTGCCGTTACCGCGTGGCTTCCAACGACCCATCCACCCGCATCGGCCTGCCGGAGACCCAATTGGGCATCTTCCCGGGCTGGGGCGGCAGCTCGCGCCTGCCCCAGCTGGTGGGCGCCCCGGCGGCAATGGACATGATGCTGACCGGCCGCACCCTGTCGGCGTCGGCCGCACGTGCGATCGGCCTGGTCGACAAGGTTGCCGCCCCGGCAGTGCTGGTCGATGCCGCGGTATCGGTGCTGCAGACCGGCGTAACCCGCCCGTTCAAGCAGCGCGCCACCGCCTGGGCCACCAACACCTTCCTTGCGCGCAAGATCCTGGCCCCACAGATGGCCAAGCAGGTCGCGCGCAAGGCCAAGAAAGACCAGTACCCGGCGCCGTACGCACTGATCGGCACCTGGGAGCGTACCGGCGGCAGCCCGATCCAGAAGCGCCTGGACGCCGAGCGCCGCGCCGTGGTCAAGCTGGCCAGCAGCCCGACCGCACGCAATCTGATCCGCATCTTCTTCCTGACCGAGCGGCTCAAGGGCCTGGGCGGCAAGGACTCGGGTATCAAGCACGTGCACGTGGTGGGCGCCGGCGTGATGGGTGGCGATATCGCCGCCTGGGCCGCCTACAAGGGCTTCAACGTGACCCTGCAGGACCGCGAGCAACGCTTCATCGACCCGGCCATGACCCGCGCCCAGGCTTTGTTCGACAAGAAGGTCCGTGACGAGAGCAAGCGCCCGGAAGTGGCCGCACGGCTGAAGGCCGACCTGGCCGGCGACGGCGTGGCCCAGGCCGATCTGGTGATCGAGGCCATCATCGAGAACCCGGAAGCCAAGCGCGAGCTGTACCAGTCGCTGGAGCCGAAGATGAAGGCAGACGCGCTGCTGACCACCAACACCTCGTCGATCCCGCTGGTCGAGCTGCGTGACCACATCCAGCGCCCGGCGCAGTTTGCCGGCCTGCACTACTTCAACCCGGTGGCACAGATGCCGCTGGTGGAAATCATCCACCACGACGGCATGGCGGCAGAAACCGAGAAGCGCCTGGCCGCATTCTGCAAGGCGCTGGGCAAGTTCCCGGTGCCGGTTGCCGGCACCCCGGGCTTCCTGGTCAACCGCGTCCTGTTCCCGTACATGCTGGAGGCCGCGACCGCCTACGCCGAAGGCATCCCCGGCCCGGTGATCGACAAGGCCGCGGTCAAGTTCGGCATGCCGATGGGCCCGATCGAGCTGCTGGATACGGTCGGCCTGGACGTGGCCGCTGGCGTCGGCAAGGAGCTGGCACCGTTCCTCGGCCTGCAGATCCCGGCGGCATTGGCGACGGTGGAGCCGAACAAGCGCGGCAAGAAGGACGGCCAGGGCATCTACAAGTGGGAGAACGGCCGCGCGGTGAAGCCGGAAGTGGCCAAGGACTACCAGGCGCCGTCGGACCTGGAAGACCGCCTGATCCTGCCCCTGCTCAACGAGGCGGTGGCCTGCCTGCACGATGGTGTAGTAGCCGATGCCGACCTGCTCGATGCCGGCGTGATCTTCGGCACCGGCTTTGCCCCGTTCCGCGGCGGCCCGATCCAGCATATCCGCGCCACCGGCGTTGATGTACTGGTCGAGAAGCTGAAGACCCTGCAGGCACGGCACGGCGACCGTTTCGCACCGCGCCCGGGCTGGGACATGCCGGTGCTGCGTGAGCCGGTTGCTTGA